In Kitasatospora sp. NBC_00240, the following are encoded in one genomic region:
- a CDS encoding aminotransferase class IV family protein — protein MAELNGRPVGADELQALALTNYGHFTSMRVEDGRVRGLALHLERLARDCRAVFGVELDTGRVRGLARRAAPAAGTGVVRVTVFDPALDIGRLGAGGRPQVLVTTRPAGALPLPPLRVRSVEFLRDAPEIKSVGLFGSLRQRRAAQLAGFDDALFTDAEQEISEGGTWNVGFVRDGQVLWPAARCLVGTTMELVKQVHGGATEPVRLADLAGFEAAFATNVAIGVQAISAVDGLALPGSHPVIDLLRQKYLDLPGDPL, from the coding sequence ATGGCGGAACTCAACGGCAGGCCCGTCGGGGCGGACGAGCTGCAGGCGCTGGCCCTGACCAACTACGGCCACTTCACCTCCATGCGGGTGGAGGACGGCCGGGTCCGCGGCCTGGCGCTGCACCTGGAGCGGCTGGCCCGGGACTGCCGGGCCGTCTTCGGCGTCGAGCTGGACACCGGGCGGGTCCGCGGACTGGCCCGGCGCGCGGCGCCGGCCGCCGGCACCGGCGTGGTGCGGGTCACCGTCTTCGACCCGGCGCTGGACATCGGCCGGCTGGGCGCGGGCGGCCGCCCGCAGGTGCTGGTGACGACCCGGCCGGCCGGTGCGCTGCCGCTGCCACCCCTGCGGGTCCGGTCGGTGGAGTTCCTCCGGGACGCGCCGGAGATCAAGAGTGTCGGCCTGTTCGGCTCACTCCGGCAGCGCCGGGCGGCCCAGCTGGCCGGTTTCGACGACGCCCTGTTCACCGACGCCGAGCAGGAAATCTCCGAGGGCGGTACCTGGAACGTCGGCTTCGTCCGGGACGGCCAAGTCCTCTGGCCGGCCGCGCGGTGCCTGGTGGGCACCACGATGGAGCTGGTCAAGCAGGTGCACGGGGGTGCCACCGAGCCGGTGCGGCTCGCCGACCTGGCGGGCTTCGAGGCGGCCTTCGCCACCAATGTCGCCATCGGCGTCCAGGCGATCTCCGCCGTCGACGGGCTGGCGCTGCCGGGCAGCCACCCGGTGATCGACCTGCTGCGGCAGAAGTACCTGGACCTCCCGGGCGACCCGCTGTAG
- a CDS encoding class I SAM-dependent methyltransferase codes for MSRSFEELVGEAEAVPVDGWDFSWLDGRATEQRPSWGYQRTIGERLARVDAALDLQTGGGEVLAGVPKLPPVMVATEGRPPNVALATRLLHPLGAVVVADGEEGPLPFAAEAFDLVTSRHPVAVRWAEIARVLRPGGSYLAQHVGPASVFELVEYFLGPQPEAVRRGRHPDDARREAAAAGLEVVDLRLESLPTEFRDIGAVVYFLRKVIWMVPDFSADRYRDRLRELHRRIEAEGPFRARTTRYLIEARKPG; via the coding sequence ATGTCACGTTCCTTCGAAGAGCTGGTCGGGGAGGCCGAGGCCGTCCCGGTGGACGGCTGGGACTTCTCCTGGCTGGACGGCCGCGCCACCGAGCAGCGCCCCTCCTGGGGGTACCAGCGGACGATCGGCGAGCGGCTGGCCCGGGTGGACGCCGCGCTGGACCTGCAGACCGGTGGCGGCGAGGTGCTCGCGGGCGTCCCGAAGCTGCCGCCGGTGATGGTCGCGACCGAGGGCCGGCCGCCGAACGTGGCCCTGGCGACGCGGCTGCTGCACCCGCTCGGCGCGGTCGTCGTCGCGGACGGGGAGGAGGGGCCGCTGCCGTTCGCCGCGGAGGCCTTCGACCTGGTCACCAGCCGGCACCCGGTGGCCGTCCGGTGGGCGGAGATCGCCCGGGTGCTCCGACCCGGCGGCAGCTACCTCGCCCAGCACGTCGGTCCGGCCAGCGTCTTCGAACTCGTCGAGTACTTCCTCGGGCCGCAGCCCGAGGCGGTCCGCCGGGGCCGCCACCCCGACGACGCCCGCCGGGAGGCGGCGGCCGCCGGGCTGGAGGTGGTGGACCTGCGCCTGGAATCGCTGCCCACCGAGTTCCGGGACATCGGCGCGGTGGTGTACTTCCTGCGCAAGGTGATCTGGATGGTCCCCGACTTCAGCGCCGACCGGTACCGCGACCGCCTGCGGGAGCTGCACCGGCGGATCGAGGCCGAGGGGCCGTTCAGGGCCCGCACCACCCGCTACCTGATCGAGGCCCGCAAGCCCGGCTGA
- a CDS encoding sigma-70 family RNA polymerase sigma factor, whose product MNAVNDLLRELAPQVVGVLTRRHGDFYAAEDAVQEALLAASAQWPAEGVPNNPRGWLIQVASRRMTDQVRNEQARRRREDLSARQVPADRLAAPPADEEDPVGRDDTLTLLFLCCHPSLSPASAIALTLRSVGGLSTAEIAGAFLVPESTMGQRISRAKQRIRTSGLPFRLPEPQDRPARLDAVLHVLYLIFNEGYTSSAGPDLQRVELSHEAIRLTRALYALLPEDGEVAGLLALMLLSHARSTARTGPDGDLVPLTEQDRTRWDAALVAEGVALITAALPRGPVGPYQLQAAIAAVHDEAPTAGETDWPQILALYEVLESVSAGPVVTLNRAVAASMVHGPAAGLDILAELEADGLLTGHHRLYAVRAHLLEQAGDPAGAVENYRAAANRTASLPERHHLTLRAARLAAATPPPAAGPAGH is encoded by the coding sequence GTGAACGCCGTCAACGACCTGCTGCGCGAACTCGCGCCGCAGGTCGTCGGCGTGCTCACCCGCCGCCACGGCGACTTCTACGCCGCCGAGGACGCCGTCCAGGAAGCGCTGCTGGCGGCCTCCGCGCAGTGGCCGGCGGAGGGTGTGCCGAACAACCCACGGGGCTGGCTGATCCAGGTCGCCTCCCGTCGGATGACCGACCAGGTGCGCAACGAGCAGGCGCGCCGCCGCCGCGAGGACCTCTCCGCCCGGCAGGTGCCGGCCGACCGGCTGGCGGCCCCGCCGGCCGACGAGGAGGACCCGGTCGGCCGCGACGACACGCTGACCCTGCTGTTCCTCTGCTGCCACCCCTCGCTCTCGCCGGCCTCCGCGATCGCCCTCACCCTGCGCTCGGTGGGCGGCCTGAGCACCGCCGAGATCGCGGGCGCCTTCCTGGTGCCCGAGTCGACCATGGGGCAGCGGATCAGCCGCGCCAAGCAGCGGATCCGGACCTCCGGGCTGCCGTTCCGGCTCCCGGAGCCGCAGGACCGTCCGGCCCGGCTCGACGCCGTGCTGCACGTGCTCTACCTGATCTTCAACGAGGGCTACACCAGCAGCGCCGGCCCCGACCTGCAGCGGGTGGAGCTCTCCCACGAGGCGATCCGGCTGACCCGGGCCCTGTACGCGCTGCTCCCCGAGGACGGCGAGGTCGCCGGGCTGCTCGCGCTGATGCTGCTCAGCCACGCCCGCAGCACCGCCCGGACCGGACCGGACGGCGACCTCGTCCCGCTCACCGAGCAGGACCGTACCCGCTGGGACGCGGCCCTGGTCGCCGAGGGCGTGGCGCTGATCACCGCCGCCCTGCCGCGCGGCCCGGTCGGCCCGTACCAGCTGCAGGCGGCGATCGCCGCCGTGCACGACGAGGCGCCGACCGCGGGCGAGACCGACTGGCCGCAGATCCTGGCCCTGTACGAGGTGCTGGAGAGCGTCTCGGCCGGCCCGGTGGTCACCCTCAACCGCGCGGTCGCCGCCTCGATGGTGCACGGCCCGGCCGCCGGGCTCGACATCCTGGCGGAGCTGGAGGCGGACGGCCTGCTGACGGGCCACCACCGCCTGTACGCCGTCCGGGCGCATCTGCTGGAGCAGGCCGGCGACCCGGCCGGCGCCGTCGAGAACTACCGCGCGGCCGCCAACCGCACGGCCAGCCTCCCGGAGCGGCACCACCTCACGCTGCGGGCCGCCCGGCTCGCGGCCGCGACTCCCCCACCGGCGGCCGGCCCGGCCGGGCACTGA
- a CDS encoding YciI family protein yields MKYMLLMQFSQQTADFAPIDSWTPEELRAHIGFMRDTNLKLAESGELVDAQGLAMPDTAKIVRSHAKGAPVVTEGPFAETKEFLAGWWIVDCEEPGRAVEIAAGISAAPGPKGEPLNMPIEVRQVMSGPPSDL; encoded by the coding sequence ATGAAGTACATGCTGTTGATGCAGTTCAGCCAGCAGACCGCCGATTTCGCGCCGATCGACAGCTGGACGCCGGAGGAGCTCCGGGCGCACATCGGCTTCATGCGGGACACCAACCTGAAGCTGGCCGAGTCCGGCGAGCTGGTGGACGCCCAGGGCCTGGCCATGCCGGACACCGCCAAGATCGTCCGCTCGCACGCGAAGGGCGCCCCGGTGGTGACCGAGGGACCGTTCGCCGAGACCAAGGAGTTCCTGGCCGGCTGGTGGATCGTGGACTGCGAGGAGCCCGGCCGGGCGGTGGAGATCGCCGCGGGCATCTCGGCGGCCCCCGGCCCGAAGGGCGAGCCGCTGAACATGCCGATCGAGGTCCGCCAGGTGATGTCCGGCCCGCCCTCGGACCTGTGA
- a CDS encoding YchJ family metal-binding protein produces MSRRKPPPAPALSATAACPCGLPASYGDCCGRFHRGEAVAPTAERLMRSRYSAFVVRDEAYLLRSWHPGTRPAGVDFDPGLRWQRLEVHAGTEGGPFHTEGTVDFSAHFTDGGSPDVLREHSRFVRVDGAWVYLDALPPGR; encoded by the coding sequence ATGTCACGACGAAAGCCGCCGCCCGCCCCCGCCCTCTCCGCCACCGCCGCCTGCCCGTGCGGCCTGCCCGCCTCGTACGGGGACTGCTGCGGCCGGTTCCACCGGGGTGAGGCCGTCGCCCCGACCGCCGAGCGGCTGATGCGGTCGCGGTACAGCGCCTTCGTCGTCCGGGACGAGGCGTACCTGCTGCGGTCCTGGCACCCGGGGACCCGGCCGGCCGGGGTGGACTTCGATCCGGGGCTGCGCTGGCAGCGGCTGGAGGTCCACGCCGGCACCGAGGGCGGGCCGTTCCACACCGAGGGCACGGTCGACTTCAGCGCCCACTTCACCGACGGCGGGAGCCCGGACGTGCTGCGCGAGCACAGCCGCTTCGTCCGGGTGGACGGCGCCTGGGTGTACCTGGACGCCCTGCCGCCGGGCCGCTGA
- a CDS encoding 2-oxoglutarate and iron-dependent oxygenase domain-containing protein — MSPMTQQAPIPSSGSTPDGTPAAGLPVIDLSLAAGAPEERARLHDDLRAAATEVGFFQLTGHGITAEETAALTDAMRAFFALPEADRLAVSNLNSPHFRGYTRTGDERTGGSQDWRDQLDIGAELPPHVPAPGEPPYWWLEGPNQWPQALPELRAAALHWIDRLSAVAERLLHELLASIGAPADFYDYAFAGHPHLRLKLVRYPGTAPDGAGQGVGAHKDYGFITLLLQDSVGGLQVERADRSFLEVPPMEGAFVVNLGELLEVATDGYLKATNHRVVSPAGARERFSVPFFYNPRLDAHIEPLDFPLAHHAPGATQDPGNPLFADFGRNELKGYLRAHPEVTRRHHADLLESGSR; from the coding sequence ATGTCACCCATGACGCAGCAGGCACCCATCCCTTCCTCCGGCTCCACCCCCGACGGCACGCCCGCCGCCGGACTTCCGGTGATCGACCTCTCGCTCGCCGCCGGCGCCCCGGAGGAGCGCGCCCGGCTGCACGACGACCTGCGGGCCGCCGCCACCGAGGTCGGCTTCTTCCAGCTCACCGGCCACGGCATCACCGCCGAGGAGACCGCCGCGCTGACCGACGCGATGCGGGCCTTCTTCGCCCTCCCCGAGGCCGACCGGCTGGCCGTGAGCAACCTGAACTCCCCGCACTTCCGCGGCTACACCCGCACCGGGGACGAGCGCACCGGCGGCAGCCAGGACTGGCGCGACCAGCTGGACATCGGCGCCGAGCTGCCGCCGCACGTCCCCGCCCCCGGCGAGCCGCCCTACTGGTGGCTGGAGGGCCCGAACCAGTGGCCGCAGGCCCTGCCGGAGCTGCGCGCCGCCGCCCTGCACTGGATCGACCGGCTCAGCGCGGTCGCCGAGCGGCTGCTGCACGAACTGCTGGCCTCGATCGGGGCGCCGGCCGACTTCTACGACTACGCCTTCGCCGGCCACCCGCACCTGCGACTGAAGCTGGTGCGCTACCCCGGCACCGCCCCCGACGGCGCCGGCCAGGGCGTCGGCGCGCACAAGGACTACGGCTTCATCACCCTGCTGCTGCAGGACAGCGTCGGCGGCCTGCAGGTGGAGCGCGCCGACCGGTCCTTCCTGGAGGTCCCGCCGATGGAGGGCGCCTTCGTGGTCAACCTCGGCGAACTGCTGGAGGTCGCCACCGACGGATACCTCAAGGCCACCAACCACCGCGTGGTGAGCCCGGCCGGCGCCCGCGAGCGGTTCTCCGTCCCGTTCTTCTACAACCCGCGCCTGGACGCCCACATCGAACCGCTGGACTTCCCGCTCGCCCACCACGCCCCGGGCGCCACCCAGGACCCGGGCAACCCCCTCTTCGCCGACTTCGGCCGCAACGAGCTGAAGGGATACCTGCGGGCACACCCCGAGGTGACCCGCCGGCACCACGCCGACCTGCTGGAGAGCGGCTCGCGCTAG
- a CDS encoding carboxymuconolactone decarboxylase family protein: protein MPHISITNGLPGISGLMARRPDTAAPLNQLAETLLRSPLSLSRGERELIAAYTSELNETEFCSGSHSAFAAAQLDGGAELVKAVLHGLDEAPVTPRLRALLRIAGAVRGPVRALPPELVAQARAAGADDDQIHDTVLIAAAFCLYNRYVTCLDTELPADPGYYEEGAERIVTRGYAPAAR, encoded by the coding sequence ATGCCCCACATCAGCATCACCAACGGTCTCCCGGGCATCAGCGGCCTGATGGCCCGGCGCCCCGACACCGCCGCCCCGCTGAACCAGCTCGCCGAGACGCTGCTCCGCAGCCCGCTGTCGCTGAGCCGCGGCGAGCGGGAGCTGATCGCCGCGTACACCTCGGAACTCAACGAGACGGAGTTCTGCTCGGGATCGCACAGCGCCTTCGCCGCGGCGCAGCTCGACGGCGGCGCGGAGCTGGTGAAGGCGGTGCTGCACGGGCTCGACGAGGCGCCCGTCACGCCGCGGCTGCGGGCCCTGCTGCGGATCGCCGGCGCCGTCCGGGGGCCCGTCCGAGCACTGCCGCCGGAGCTGGTGGCGCAGGCCCGGGCGGCCGGCGCCGACGACGACCAGATCCACGACACGGTGCTGATCGCGGCGGCGTTCTGCCTGTACAACCGCTATGTGACCTGCCTCGACACCGAGCTGCCGGCCGACCCGGGCTACTACGAGGAGGGCGCGGAGCGGATCGTCACCCGCGGCTACGCCCCGGCGGCCCGCTGA